Proteins co-encoded in one Arachis hypogaea cultivar Tifrunner chromosome 11, arahy.Tifrunner.gnm2.J5K5, whole genome shotgun sequence genomic window:
- the LOC112720576 gene encoding fumarate hydratase 1, mitochondrial isoform X1, whose protein sequence is MALYVLSRRSSHPSTSQFFLALRFAASYSRSYSSSSFREERDTFGPIQVPSDKLWGAQTQRSLQNFDIGGPRERMPEPIVRAFGILKKCAAKVNMEYGLDPTIGKAVMQAAQEVAEGKLNDHFPLVVWQTGSGTQSNMNANEVIANRAAEILGHRRGEKFVHPNDHVNRSQSSNDTFPTVMHIAAAMEVNSRLIPNLKTLYSTLNAKSIEFKDIVKIGRTHTQDATPLTLGQEFSGYTTQVKYGIDRVIGTLPRMYQLAQGGTAVGTGLNTKKGFDAKIAAAVAEETRLPFVTAENKFEALAAHDAFVETSGALNTIAASLMKIANDIRLLGSGPRCGLGELILPENEPGSSIMPGKVNPTQCEALTMVCAQVMGNHVAITVGGSNGHFELNVFKPMIASSLLHSLRLLGDSSASFEKNCVRGIQANRERISKLLHESLMLVTSLNPKIGYDKAAAVAKTAHKEGSTLKEAALKLGVLSSEEFDNLVVPEKMIGPTD, encoded by the exons ATGGCGTTGTACGTGCTATCTCGCCGTTCATCACATCCCTCCACTTCCCAATTCTTCCTCGCTCTCCGTTTCGCCGCATCCTATTCCAGATCctattcctcttcctccttcAGGGAAGAAAGAGACACCTTCGGACCCATTCAAGTTCCTTCCGACAA ATTATGGGGAGCTCAAACTCAAAGATCCCTCCAGAATTTCGATATCGGTGGCCCCCGTGAACGCATGCCTGAACCCATCGTTCGTGCCTTCGGCATCTTGAAAAAATGCGCTGCTAAG GTGAACATGGAGTACGGTCTTGATCCCACGATTGGGAAGGCAGTGATGCAAGCAGCTCAAGAAGTGGCAGAGGGCAAGCTAAATGACCATTTTCCCCTTGTTGTTTGGCAAACTGGCAGTGGCACGCAGAGTAACATGAATGCTAATGAG GTTATTGCTAACAGAGCGGCAGAGATTCTTGGTCATAGGCGGGGCGAAAAGTTTGTGCACCCAAATGACCATGTCAATAGATCACAATCTTCCAATGATACTTTCCCAACT GTAATGCACATTGCAGCTGCCATGGAAGTAAACTCAAGACTAATCCCCAATTTGAAAACCTTATATTCTACACTAAATGCGAAG TCAATCGAATTCAAGGATATTGTCAAGATTGGACGCACTCATACTCAGGATGCAACACCTTTGACACTTGGACAGGAGTTTAGTGGGTATACTACTCAA GTGAAGTATGGCATTGATAGAGTGATTGGCACTTTGCCACGAATGTATCAG CTAGCGCAGGGTGGTACAGCTGTAGGGACTGGATTGAATACAAAGAAAGG GTTTGATGCAAAGATTGCGGCGGCAGTAGCTGAAGAAACAAGGCTGCCTTTTGTCACAGCAGAAAATAAGTTTGAGGCCTTG GCTGCACATGATGCCTTTGTGGAAACAAGTGGTGCCCTCAACACCATTGCAGCTTCTTTAATGAAGATTGCTAATGATATACGGTTATTGGGAAG TGGTCCCCGTTGTGGCCTTGGTGAACTCATTCTTcctgaaaatgaaccaggaagcagtATCATGCCT GGGAAGGTTAACCCCACCCAGTGTGAGGCTTTGACAATGGTCTGTGCGCAG GTCATGGGAAACCATGTTGCCATCACAGTGGGTGGATCAAATGGTCATTTTGAGCTTAATGTGTTCAAACCAATGATTGCAAGTTCTCTGCTGCAT TCGTTGAGACTGCTTGGAGATTCATCTGCTTCCTTTGAAAAGAATTGTGTTAGAGGTATTCAAGCTAATAGGGAAAGAATTTCAAAGTTGCTGCATGAG TCATTGATGCTTGTCACATCCTTGAATCCA AAAATCGGTTATGACAAGGCAGCAGCGGTTGCAAAGACAGCCCACAAAGAGGGGTCTACTCTGAAG GAAGCTGCATTGAAGCTTGGAGTATTGAGCTCTGAGGAATTCGATAATCTTGTGGTACCTGAGAAAATGATTGGCCCAACTGATTGA
- the LOC112720576 gene encoding fumarate hydratase 1, mitochondrial isoform X2, with product MLMRAAEILGHRRGEKFVHPNDHVNRSQSSNDTFPTVMHIAAAMEVNSRLIPNLKTLYSTLNAKSIEFKDIVKIGRTHTQDATPLTLGQEFSGYTTQVKYGIDRVIGTLPRMYQLAQGGTAVGTGLNTKKGFDAKIAAAVAEETRLPFVTAENKFEALAAHDAFVETSGALNTIAASLMKIANDIRLLGSGPRCGLGELILPENEPGSSIMPGKVNPTQCEALTMVCAQVMGNHVAITVGGSNGHFELNVFKPMIASSLLHSLRLLGDSSASFEKNCVRGIQANRERISKLLHESLMLVTSLNPKIGYDKAAAVAKTAHKEGSTLKEAALKLGVLSSEEFDNLVVPEKMIGPTD from the exons ATGCTAATGAG AGCGGCAGAGATTCTTGGTCATAGGCGGGGCGAAAAGTTTGTGCACCCAAATGACCATGTCAATAGATCACAATCTTCCAATGATACTTTCCCAACT GTAATGCACATTGCAGCTGCCATGGAAGTAAACTCAAGACTAATCCCCAATTTGAAAACCTTATATTCTACACTAAATGCGAAG TCAATCGAATTCAAGGATATTGTCAAGATTGGACGCACTCATACTCAGGATGCAACACCTTTGACACTTGGACAGGAGTTTAGTGGGTATACTACTCAA GTGAAGTATGGCATTGATAGAGTGATTGGCACTTTGCCACGAATGTATCAG CTAGCGCAGGGTGGTACAGCTGTAGGGACTGGATTGAATACAAAGAAAGG GTTTGATGCAAAGATTGCGGCGGCAGTAGCTGAAGAAACAAGGCTGCCTTTTGTCACAGCAGAAAATAAGTTTGAGGCCTTG GCTGCACATGATGCCTTTGTGGAAACAAGTGGTGCCCTCAACACCATTGCAGCTTCTTTAATGAAGATTGCTAATGATATACGGTTATTGGGAAG TGGTCCCCGTTGTGGCCTTGGTGAACTCATTCTTcctgaaaatgaaccaggaagcagtATCATGCCT GGGAAGGTTAACCCCACCCAGTGTGAGGCTTTGACAATGGTCTGTGCGCAG GTCATGGGAAACCATGTTGCCATCACAGTGGGTGGATCAAATGGTCATTTTGAGCTTAATGTGTTCAAACCAATGATTGCAAGTTCTCTGCTGCAT TCGTTGAGACTGCTTGGAGATTCATCTGCTTCCTTTGAAAAGAATTGTGTTAGAGGTATTCAAGCTAATAGGGAAAGAATTTCAAAGTTGCTGCATGAG TCATTGATGCTTGTCACATCCTTGAATCCA AAAATCGGTTATGACAAGGCAGCAGCGGTTGCAAAGACAGCCCACAAAGAGGGGTCTACTCTGAAG GAAGCTGCATTGAAGCTTGGAGTATTGAGCTCTGAGGAATTCGATAATCTTGTGGTACCTGAGAAAATGATTGGCCCAACTGATTGA